The following DNA comes from bacterium.
GGTCCCGGCTACGGCATCAACGCCGTATGCGTCTATGCAGGAACACTCCATGCCGGGAGTTCCCGCTGGAACGGCTCGGCATGGGTGCAGCACTTTCATGCCAACTCCCACGTGAACGATCTGATGGAGAGCCACGGTTCGTTGGTGGCGACCGGTTCGTTCTCCGTGGCCGGCGGCCAGCCGTCGCACGGGATTGCCGTCTGGGACGGCGAGACGTTCACCAATCCCGACCTGCCCTATATCGACACGCTCCTGGATGCGACCGTCGCCGATGGACAGGCCTACGTTCTCTACAGGACCGACGACGGCAGCAATGATGTCATCAGCTGGGACGGCGCGCAGTGGTTCCACGTCTGCACGGCTCCGGAGCTTTACAGAGGTGTTTACACGCACATCACGGCGGGCGCCGACTGGATCGCCGTGGCGGGCCTTACCGGCAGTTGGGAGGGCACCAATCTATCCGCGCTTTTCACGCGTTGGGATGGGACGACATGGACAGGTCTCGGCCTGGGCTCATTCCGCTGCCCCGAGGCGGCCATGTCGCTCGGAGACGATATCTGGTTCGGCGGGTGGGATTTCAGAGCCGTGGGCGTCGCGAGTCGCGGTGCCATACACTTCGATGCTGGCAATTGGCACGCGCCCACGAGAATCGGCCAGGGCATGGACGGCGTCGCCCGCACCTTCGAAAACTACGAGGGCCGCATGTTCGTGGGCGGCACGTTCTCTGTTACGGGTGGCGTACCCGCCCTGAAGTGCAGCTCCTGGGACGGGGCTTCCTGGAGACCGGAAGACGACTACAGGATGACTTTCTTCCCGATGAACGGAGACAGCTACGTCACGCATCTGCTCGTGCGCGATTATTTCGAGATCATCGGCGAGTACGGCGGGGGGAACGGCACTTTCGCCGGCTTCAGGGGCGATGACGAGTGGTGGTTCGTGATGATCGAAGGAGACCCCAGAGACGTCTACTCGCCGGACATCCCTCATGATCTGAGAATCGACAACACCGGGTCCGCTTACCGCGTGATGTCTTGGGCCGACCAGCAGTGGCACGACATCTCGGGGTTCGGCAGCGGGACAGGCAAAGCGATCGTTCGTTTCGGGGACGAGATCTACATCGGCGGAGATTTCGACACCCTTGGCGAGTTGCCGGTGGATAATATCGCCTTCTGGAACGGTTCGGCCTGGCAAAACCCGGGCGGCGGCCTGCCGGGCAGGGTCAGGGCCTTGTGTGCTTACAACGGGATGGTGATCGCCGGCGGCGAGTTCGGATCGGACATCCCGCTCACTCCCGCCTATATCGCAGCCTGGGACGGCACCGGCTGGCTGGATCTGGAGGCTGACCTGGATGGCCCCGTCACCTGCCTGCTCGCCGCAGAAGACAGATTATATGTCGGTGGCGAGTTCACGCAGGCCGGCGGCCAGCAGGCTGAACATATCACCAGCTATGACGGTCATTGGTCGTCGCTGGATGGCGGCCTGTCGGGCACGCCGGACGCGCTGCATTGGTACGACGGTGCGCTGTACATCTCGGGGGACTTCGATCGCGCGGGAGGCGTGCCTGCGGCCGGGATCGCGCGCTGGGCCGAAGAAGTCGTCGCCAATGAGTTGGTATCTTTCACCATCACGCGGCGCGGAGCTGCGGCCGAGCTGGCCTGGGAGTTTCCTGCGTCGTCGATCACACCGACGGTGAAGATCCATCGTGCCGTGGCACAAGCTCCCCCGCTGTGCCTCGCGGAAATATGCTGTCAAGCGACGGTGAACACCTGGACCGACATTTCTCCTCCTTGCCGAGCAGCAATCTACACGATCAGCGCGACCAGCATAGATGGTATCGATCGTTGCATCGCCACCGCATGGCTGGCGCCCCTCCCCAACACGACGACATCGGCAATCCTGTACCCGGTTCGACCCAATCCCAGCAATCCGATCGTCACGGTCGCTTTCGAGGTGCTCCGGGGTGGCAAAACATGGCTTACCGTGCATGATCTAAGGGGTCGCTTCGTCGCGACTCTGAGCGAAGGCGTCTTACATCCTGGCAGGCATACGGCGATCTGGGACGGCGCAGACGACCAGGGGAAAGACGCACCCTCCTGCATCTATGTCCTGAGATTGCGCAACGGGGACGAGGTCGCATCCAGGAAGCTGATGCTGGCCCGCTGATGTGCATATCCCGGCCGCAAGGTCGAACGGGAAGCCCATCCAGGGCTTCCCGTCCACGGAGTTCCCGACAGTGGGGCGGCTGTCACGGCACCGCGCAGGTCGCAGGTCGCAGGTCCCCAGGGGGGGCGCCGGGCTGCGTCCAGGATTCCTCCGCCGAGTAGACCACTCGGTTGCGGCCACCCTCCTTCGCCGTGTACAGGGCGTCGTCCGCCTTCCTGACCAGGTCCTCCTCCAACCTGATGCGCTCGGGATGATAATTCGCCAGGCCGACGCTGACGGTGACGCGGATGCTCCGGTCGCCGTCCTCGACCGCGCAGGCTTCCACCTCGCTGCGGATCCGTTCGCCGACGGCTTTCGCATCCGACGCGGTGGCGCCGGGCAACACCACCAGGAACTCCTCGCCGCCGTAGCGGATGATCACGTCGCTCTCGCGCAGCACGCCGCGCGCGGCTTTCGTCACGGCGACGAGCACGCGGTCGCCGGCCAGGTGACCATACGTGTCGTTGACCTTCTTGAAGTGGTCGATATCGAACATGGCCACGCCGAGCTTCGTCCCGTCGCGCTCCGCGCGCAGGAACTCGTCGCGCAGCCGTTGCATGCCCAGGCGACGGTTGTAGACGCCCGTCAGGGGATCCAGGGCGGCGATCTTCTGCAGCGTGGTGTGGGTGATGGCGTTGTTGAGCGCCAGCCCCATGCCCTTGGTGAAGAGATCGAGGATCCACATGGAATCCTTGCCGAACATGGTGTCCGACGCGAGCACCACCGCGCCCAGGGCTTTCATCTCGTAAGTGATGGGCTGGACGATGACCTGTCGCGGCTTGAAGTCGCCCACCACGGCGTCGATGGAGATGCTCTTGGGCACGCGCACCGTCTGCATCTGCCCCGTCTCCATGGTGCGGAGCACGCGGTCGTTGCCCAGGATGCTGTCCGTGTCGCTGAACCCGAAGTTGGCGAGGGTCCGCAGTTCGCCTTCGATCATAGCGACCAGGCAGCCCGAGCCCGCTTCCGTCTGCCGCAGCAGCAGATCGACCGCCACCGACGCCAGCTCCCCCAGTTCGAGCTTGCTGGAAAGGGTCTCCGTCTGCTGGGTCGAGGCTTCCTCCAGCTTGTGCGCATGGGTCAGCTGCTTGACCAGCTCGTTGAAGGTCTCGGCCATCTGGCCGATCTCGTCGTCCGAAGCGATCGTCAGCGAGCATGTCTCGGGCGTGCACATGGACCAGTCCTTGGTGAAGGACGCCTCGCGAACGTCTTCGCAGACTTCGCGCATGCGTGTCACCACGCCGTGCAACTCGGGTCGGATCAGGCGCGCGGCCAGGCGGTGGCCGGCGTAACCCGCGGCCGCCCCGGCCGCCACGGTGGCCAGGAAAGTGGTCCAGCGCAGGGCGTGAACGGCGGGCACCCCCATCGCCAGCATCAGGATGGGGAAGACGGTGCCCATGGACAGGCCGGCGATGATCATCCAGACGGCGAGATCCCCGAAGATCGATTCCTTGAAGCGGCGCATGGATCGTCTTTCCTTTGCAGGAAGCCTGATGTCGAACCGAACGTGGTCCCGGTATCGTCTCGGGGTTTTCCCCACTTGAGAGGGGATTACCGGAAAACGCCTTATTTTTACGGTTGGTGAAATCCGACAGTCGGGAATACCCTTCGCAACTATCGGTCCAGGGGGCGGATCCTGGCGAACCTGGCCAGGAAATGACGGCGCTCGCCGTCGGGGAAGTCGATGCTGAGCTTGAGGTTGTCACCACCGCCCTCCACCCGGACCACGGTGCCGACACCCAGCGTCGGGTGGGTGACAAGCTGACCCGGGTGGAAGATCACCACCTCCTGGGATGCCTCCTGGTTCCAGTCGACCGGTGTCGCGCCGGCCCACATCGCGGGATGGCGTACACGGGCCGCCCCGTCCGGCGCTTGCGCGCGGCCGCCGAAGAGTTCGGCCAGCGAGGTACCAGCGACGGGCTCCTCTCCCACGCGCTCGATCAACGCGTCGGGGATCTCGCCGAGAAAACGCGAGGGCAGGCAGAGTTCGCGCTGACCGAAGCGGCGCCGCATGCGCGTGTGCAGCAGGTGGATCCGGCGCTGCGCCCGTGTCAGCGCCACGTAGAAGAGGCGCCGCTCCTCCTCCAGGGCGTCCTCGTCGTCCAGGTTAGAGGCGTGGGGCATGAGGCGCTCCTCCACGCCGGCCACGATGACCACGGGAAACTCCAGCCCCTTGGCCGCGTGGACGGTCATCAGGCGCACCACGCCCTCGTCGTCCCTGATGGTGTCCGCATCGGCCACCAGGGCGGTCTGTGCGAGGAACTGGCCCAGGTCGCCGCCGTCGCTGGCCTCGTGGAAGGCGTAGGCGCCGTTGACGAGCTCGGCGACGTTCTCGTTGCGGGCGGACGCCGTGAGGGGATCGTCGCGCTCCAGGTGGCGCACGAAATCGACGTCCTCGATCACGCGCTCCACCAGCTCCGGGACGGAGAGACCCGCGAGCATCGCCCGCCAGCCGGTGACCATCTCGAAAAAGGCCCGGATGCGTTCGCAGGCGGGACGGTTGAGATCCTGCTCCAGCAGATGAGGCCGGGCCGCCGCCTCGCCCAGGGTGCATCCCTCGCGTTCGGCCAGGGCGAGCAGCCGGGCGGCCGAGGCGTCGCCGATGCGCCGCCTGGGCACGTTGAGCACCCTCAGGGCGGCGAGCGCGTCGTGGGGATTGTTGACCAGCTTCAGGTAGGCGAGCACGTCGCGCACTTCGCGACGTTCGTAGAAGGCCGTGGCACCGACTATCTGGTAGGGGACATTCGCCAGACGCAGCGAATCCTCCAGGGCGCGGCTCTGCGCGTTGGTCCGGTAGAGCACCGTCACATCGCCGCGACGCCGCCCGCGCCCGATCTCCTCCCGCACGATCTCCACCAGGCGCGCCGCCTCGTCCTCCTCGTCCCCGAGCAGTTCCTCGCGCAGCGGGTCGCCGGCCGCGCCTGCGGTCCAGAGGTTCTTGCCCTTGCGGCGCAGGTTGTGGGCGATGGCGGCGTTGGCGGCGTCGAGGATCATGCCGGTGCTGCGGTAGTTCTGTTCGAGACGCACCAGCCGCGTGCCCGGGAAGTACTGCTCGAAATCGAGCATGTTCTCGATGCGGGCCCCGCGCCACGAGTAGATCGACTGGTCGTCGTCGCCCACGGCGAAAATGTTGCCGTGCACCGAGGACAGGGCCTTGACGAGGATGAGCTGCAGGGAGTTGGTGTCCTGGAACTCGTCCACCAGCACGTGACGGAAGCGGGACGCGTACTTCTCGCGCACCGCGTCGTGCTCCTCCAGCAGATGCACCGTCTTGAGGATCAGGTCGTCGAAATCGCAGGCGTTGCTGTCCCGCAGCCCCTGCTCGTAGGCGGCGTACACGGACGCCGCCTTCTCCTCGCGGAAGTCGGCGGCTTCGCGGCCGGCGCTCTCGGGTGGAAGGTCCTCGTTCTTCCAGCGGCTGATCACCGTGCGCAGCATGTTCGGGGCATACTGCTTGACGTCCACGCCCGCAGCGGCGGCCACCTTGCGGATCAGCCGCGTGCTGTCGTCGGTGTCGTAGATCGAAAACGACGGATCCAGGCCTATCGCGGCGCCGTCGCTGCGCAGGATGCGCACGCCGGTCGCGTGGAAGGTGCCGATCCACCCGGGCGCGCGGCCTTCTCCCACCAGCCCGTCCACGCGCTCGCGCATCTCGCGGGCGGCCTTGTTCGTGAAGGTGAACGCCAGGATCTCCCAGGGATCGCAGCGCCGCTGCGCCAGCAGCCAGGCGATCCGGGTGGTGAGCACGCGCGTCTTGCCGGTGCCCGCGCCGGCGACCACGAGCAACGGTCCGTCCGGCGCCGTCACGGCCTCGCATTGACGTTCGTTGAGGGTGGTCAGGTCCATCCGGTGTTCGTCCAAACGCAGCTCAGAATTCCGGGCCTATGCTGAAGTGGAACTCGGTCCGTCCCGCGTCGCGCAGGTCGGTGCGGCGGCCCCAGTCGAATTTCAGGGGGATGAAGCCGAGGCGGGTTCTTATACCAATTCCGTAGGCTCCACGCAAGTCCCTCATGCCCCAGCGTCCCGTCGCGTCGTCGCCGAAGGGCCGGAAGCGGTCGGTCCAGGCCGCGCCGGCGTCGAAGAACAGCGTGGCGCCGATGGGGCCGAAGCCCCATCGCGTCGGCCAGCCGAAGATGAGCGCGTCCAGCAGGGGCAGACGGTACTCGAGGTTCATCAGGGCGATCTTCGGGCCCGCCAGATGCGAGATGTCCTGGTAATCGTAGAAGTCGTAGCCGCGCAGCGTGAACGGGCCACCCAGGACGAAGGCGCGCGCGTCGTCGCCGAAGCTGCCGGCGCCCATCAGGCGCAGGGCGAAGCTGTTGCGTCGCCAGGGCAGCCAGTAGTGCCGGTAGTCGAAGACGGCCGTCCGGCGCGAGAGCGTGTTCCCTCCCACCGGGAGCGAGGGCGCGAACTGCACCAGCAGGCGACCGCCGGTCACCGGCCCGTAATCGCCGTAGAAGGCGCTGTCGTGCACGAAGGTCAGCATGGGTTGCAGCAGGCGGTACGTCCGCTTGTCGGCCTCGGCCAGGTAGATCCCGGTGGGATCGAGGCGGTAGCTGGTCTGCTCGGAGGCGAGGGCCTGCAATTCCAGGCTGACGCGCCGGAAGGTGCTGAAGGGGTAAGCGGCGAAGGCGTAGAGGCCGTAATTGCGCTCGCTGAAGAAGGTATCGTGGGGCAGGACCTCGCCCACGCTGGTCAGCACCGTGTTGTAGTAGTTCTTGTAGTGGAACAGTCCGGCGCCCAGATCGATCCGGCGCTTGAGGAAGGCGTAGGACGCGGCGAGATCGCTGTCGCTGAACGAGCCGTAGACGTTCACCAGGAAGGACATGCGGTGGTCGCCGAGCAGGTCGCTGAGATGGATCTCGTTGGCCATGGCCAGCCCGGCCTGGGGCGAGAAGAAGACGGCTCCTCCCTGCAGCGCGCCGCTCATGTCCACCGAGAAGCGCGGATGGTACTCTCGCACTTCCCCCACCACGTCCGGATCGCGTGTGGGCGGCGGTCCGCCGACACGCCCGGCCGACGCCGGCGGAGAGAGCGGGATCGGTGCGGGCCGGCTGCCGCCGGGCTCCCGCTGCGACCACTCACCGTAGACGTCGGCACAGTAGATGTCCCAGCCGCCCCGGTGGAAGGCCCCGAAGACGAGTCGGTCGGCACCCGGGGCGTAGCTGGGCTGTGAAACGCCGCCGGCGACGTTGGTCAAAACGCGCACCGAGTCGACGTGGGCACCGGACGGCGAGAGTTGCAGGGCCGCCAGGTTGTCTATGCCGCGTTCGTCGGCCACCACGCAGAGGGAACGCCCGCCGGTCCAGACCGGGTCGCGCCAGGAGCCGGCACCGGGACGCAGGCTGCGGCGCTCGCCGCCGAAGGGATCCAGGAAAACCAGGTCGGAGGGTTGTTCGTGCCAAGCGGCGAGCGTGTCGTCATCCCCGCGGTAGCGGGCCCAGAGCAGCCGGCGCTCGCCGTCCGGATCTATCTCGAACTCGTAGATCACCTCCGCGCATGGATTGTGCGAGAAGGCGAGCAGGGCGCCGTCCGGCGACCAGGCCGGCGAAGCCTCGTCGCCGGCGTCGTCGGTGACGCGGATCAGGGCCGCCCCGCCGTCCAGTGCGCGCACGGCCAGGGGGCGCGTCACTCCCGGCGTCTCGCCGCGGCGGAGGTCCAGGAGGTAGAGGTCGGTGCGCCCGGCGATCGTGCCTACCAGCGCGATCCAGCGGCCGTCCGGCGACCAGGCCGGCGACGTGGCGCCGTCGAGCCCGAGACGCAGCGAGCGGGTCACCCGGCCCGAAGCCACGTCGATGGTGTGCAACGTCTCGGCGTTCCCGCTGCGGGCGACGAAGACCACCTCGCGGCCGTCGGGCGAGAAGCTGATGTCGCTCTGGAAGGCGCGCAGGCTCTCGAAACGATCCGCACGGTAGCCCTGGGCGAGGCGACGCAGCACCTTGCCGTCGAGTGCCGACATCAGGTAGAGGCTGACCAGCCCGTCGCGGTCGGAGAAGAAGGCGATGTGTTCCCCGTCCGGCGAGATGGCGGGCCGGTGATTGAAGCCGATCTTCTCCTCGACGTGATCGGTGAGTCGCCTCGCGGCCGTGTCGGGAGCCTCCAGATCGCCGTAGGCGGGCCAGTAGCGGCGGCGCATCTCGAGCTGGAACTCGCGGTCCAGATCCTCGCGGTCCAGGCCGAGAGAGTAGCTGACCGTCCGGTCCATGCTGCGCGAGCGCGCCAGGGTGCGCCACATCTCCACCAGCTTCTGCTCGTCGTACTGTTCCGAGATCATGCGCGCAGCAGCCTGGCCCTGCTTGTAGACCATGAATCCGCCGACCTGCGAGAGGGGCCAGAGGTAGTCGTTGGTCGTGGCGTCGCGGATGTACATGTCCGCCTCGGCGTCCCAGCCGCTGCTGTACCACTCGGCCACTCCTTCGGCGAACCACAGCGGTATGTTGAAGAAGGGCGAGCGTGGCATGGTGCGACGCGAACTGCCGAACACCATGTCGAACATGAAGACATGCACCATCTCGTGACGGATCACGTGCACGAAATCGGCGTGCGACCCCGCGTAGGGCAGCACCATGCGGTTGCGCACCGGTTCGGTGAAACCGCCGGTGCCCTCCCCCAGCATCTCGTCGGAGATGTTGGTCTGGGCGAAGGCGGTGTGAGAGGCGTAGAGGATGAACGGAATCCGGGTCTCCAGCTCGTGGTCCAGACGGTCCGCATATTCCCGGTAGGTCCGTTCGGCGACGATGCTGGCGCGGACCGCGAGCTCCTCGGCGTCCGAGGCGTGCGTGATCTCGAAGTGGGGCGTGACCAGCACCCGCCAGTCCACGTTCCGGGTCTGGACCTTGTTGCGCCCGAAGTAGTAGGCGTCGGCGGCACCTGGCGCCAGGCAGACGGCTGCGGCGAGCATCGTCGCCGCCAGGATCCTGCGTAGGCGGTGTCGTCGATTCATGGGTCCCCTCAGTACTCGAAGCGGTACTTCATGTCGATGCTGTAGGTGGTGTTGCCGAGCGCCTCGTCCAGCCGCCGGCTGATCTCCGACTGCAACAGCAGGTGGTTGGTGATCTGGTACTCGACCAGCACCTCGCGGTCCTGGTCCGTCACGGCCTGGGCGAACTTGACGTACAGGTCGCGCCCGATGTACTTGCCGACCCCGATCAGGGTCTGGGTCGTGCCGTCCTCGCGCACGCGCCCGCTCTCGATGTCGAAGGTGTCCACGAGATCGAGTTCGGCGGCCACCTCGCGCTCGAGCAGGTTGAAGCCGGCCGCCATGGTGCCCTGGCGGATGGCGGAGTTGGTCTGGGTGTCGGTGGCATGGGGGGACAGGCCCAGCAGCATGCGTTCGATGTTCGAGCGCGCATAGCCGCTCTCGGAGCTGAAGTCCACGACGGGGGTCATGGCCGAGCCGGTGACCTCGACCCAGATCTTCTCCAGGCGGCGCGTACCGCCGTCGCTCGCCGGCAGGCGGACGCTGGTCTCCGCGGTCATGTCTATCGTGGGGATCACCCCCACCTCCTGGCTGAAGTCCAGGTTTCCGCGGGTCACCTTGAAATCGTTGTTGAAGACGGGCAGGTGACCCCTGTCGATGGCCATGGTCCCGCGCAGGTACATGCCGTCCAGATCGCGGACCAGTCTCACGTCGCCGCCCAGGTCCAGCTCCATGGTGCGGTTGACGATCCGGCCGCTGCTGCGCGGTGCGCGCAGGTTGAGATCCGCCAGCCAATCGGGCGCCACGGTGCCGACGCGGGGATCGCTCAGGGACGGCTGCTCGGAAAAATCGCCCACGTAGCGGGCCTCGATCACCTCGAGGTTACCCGTGAACCTGGGCACGATGAGGCTGTCCGGACCGACCTTCACGCTGGTCAGCGCCACCTCGTCGCTGCGCACCAGGGCCCGCAATTCCGGGATCGACGCCACCAGGAAGCGGTCGGCGGAGAGCCGTACGTCGAATCCCTCTAGTTCGAGGCCGGCGAAGGTCATGGTGCCGCTGCCGGCCAGGACGCCGCGCTCGCCCTCGTGCCCGCGAATGTCCGTGAGGGTGAGGACGTCGCCCTGCCAGCTGCCGTCGCAGGATATGTCCCGGTAGACCTCGCTCAGGCCCCGTATGACGCACGAGGCGCCGCGCGCCTCGACGCTGCCTGAATAATAGGGATGCTCGGCCTTTCCCGAAACGACGAGATCCAGACCGCCCCGCCCCCCCGTCTCCACGAAGGCATTGCAGATGCGCGCCAGGTCCGTGAGGTCGGAGTCGCGCGGGATGCTCACACGCATGTAGAAGGGTCCGTCGAGGGGCGAGACCGGCTCGGTGTGCAGGTCCAGCTCCAGGGGGACCTCGATACGGCCGGTCAGGGCGAGGTTCCCCCGGTGGCCGCGCAGGCCGCCCAGGGTGAGCTGGCCATCGGCATAGCCCAACGACCCCCGCAGCTCGTCCAGATGCAGCCAGTGCACGTCGAACGGCGTGCTGGTGATCCCGCCCGCGATCACGGGCCGGTAGGTGGTGCCGCCGAGATCCAGGCTGCCGTCGAAGGTGCCCGCGATGCGGTCCAGGGACGGGATGCCGAACTGGTCGATGAACGCCCAGTCGCCGTCGGTGATGTCGAGATGCAGGACCAGTTCCGCCCCCGGCCAGAACTCCTCGGGGTCGACGCCGGAATGCGAGACGAGACCGGAGACCTCGACCCGGCCGAAGTCGCTGTGCAGATCGAGACTGCGGATGTCGAGGTTGTCGTCGTAGAAGAGGGCCGCGACGGTGAGGCTGTCGATCGTGGCCAGCGGCAGGACGCAGTCGTCGAGCCGGGCCTCGAGACCCAGGAGCGGCTCGTAGGGCGTGCCGCCGAGGGACAGGGTGGCGGTCAACTCGCCGTTCAGCGATGCGCCCGCGGTCAGGAAGGAGTTCACCAGGTCGAGATCGACATGGTCGAGGACGACCTCGCCGTCAAGGTTGTCGCCGGGCTCGTCCCAGACCGCGAAACCGTGCAGCGCCCCCCAGTCTGAGACCAGGGAAGCCTGCTCCAGCCTGAAGAAGCCGTCCCCCGTGCGGAAGCGGACGGCATCCGCCAGCTGCCAGCTGTTCCCCTCGAGCATGAACTCCAGCCGCGGCAGGTAATAGCTGGCGCCGTCGGGGCCGTACTCGACCTGGCCGCGGAAGCTGAGGGTCGTGTCTCCGTGCTGGGAGCGGAAGTGGTGCAGGACGGCAGCCTGCGAGGTCGCCACGCCTCCCGTCGTGAACGAGCCCAGCTCCACGCCCGCGCAGCGCAGCGAGCGCCCGGCCAGTTCCGCGGAGACCTC
Coding sequences within:
- a CDS encoding translocation/assembly module TamB, whose product is MSRKRWTLLLALGLVTGAVFWIAAHPELLTPYFARLATRHLLRDSEGDLRIGSFSGNVLTGLQLYDVTLSLQGERGAAVDVGIDTLSVDYRFSELLQSPLRLRRVVVSGADCRARRGGAPEPAAKIRPGSPFTLPRFRIDDLDVYGSSMTVSGPQGRIEETLDGVRWRGTVKADTSLTLVCQRGDLRWESRDSMIRDLRGLLTVDSRRIDARHISFVLNDHAVTASGHRTHDGDLSLRIAADGISTYEIEELIDTTLGFSAAGGTRMQLSTRADSLWLDISFQGEFEGYDLEGMQGTCLLADDVLAWDRLEGRINGAWFSGSGTFDLHDARDVSFQLRGDVSDVDLARGLVPDLALPETDGWGWLNLWRRDGTDQTRVSGWLREGHLAGVPFDSVHVSLEGDGAGVTFHSLELRHAAQTAHLTGYADTSGAFLGRLEILAGDLATLPRAWPVPTLQGALQVSGTLSGQDPVYDFEGVAAIASCEIGPVRIDDVRADLSVENILGAPEVSAELAGRSLRCAGVELGSFTTGGVATSQAAVLHHFRSQHGDTTLSFRGQVEYGPDGASYYLPRLEFMLEGNSWQLADAVRFRTGDGFFRLEQASLVSDWGALHGFAVWDEPGDNLDGEVVLDHVDLDLVNSFLTAGASLNGELTATLSLGGTPYEPLLGLEARLDDCVLPLATIDSLTVAALFYDDNLDIRSLDLHSDFGRVEVSGLVSHSGVDPEEFWPGAELVLHLDITDGDWAFIDQFGIPSLDRIAGTFDGSLDLGGTTYRPVIAGGITSTPFDVHWLHLDELRGSLGYADGQLTLGGLRGHRGNLALTGRIEVPLELDLHTEPVSPLDGPFYMRVSIPRDSDLTDLARICNAFVETGGRGGLDLVVSGKAEHPYYSGSVEARGASCVIRGLSEVYRDISCDGSWQGDVLTLTDIRGHEGERGVLAGSGTMTFAGLELEGFDVRLSADRFLVASIPELRALVRSDEVALTSVKVGPDSLIVPRFTGNLEVIEARYVGDFSEQPSLSDPRVGTVAPDWLADLNLRAPRSSGRIVNRTMELDLGGDVRLVRDLDGMYLRGTMAIDRGHLPVFNNDFKVTRGNLDFSQEVGVIPTIDMTAETSVRLPASDGGTRRLEKIWVEVTGSAMTPVVDFSSESGYARSNIERMLLGLSPHATDTQTNSAIRQGTMAAGFNLLEREVAAELDLVDTFDIESGRVREDGTTQTLIGVGKYIGRDLYVKFAQAVTDQDREVLVEYQITNHLLLQSEISRRLDEALGNTTYSIDMKYRFEY